The following are from one region of the Carassius auratus strain Wakin chromosome 13, ASM336829v1, whole genome shotgun sequence genome:
- the LOC113112962 gene encoding fidgetin-like protein 1 yields MSRAHLDEWQRRSFDISSGSCTPEQTADAYRAHVLSIQYAWASAELSTAGAGSLLRTYSERYAAVLDSDDPRTGLNNYAESALQLARNQKNHSDKWESSLTFENVFNLPCVQRMMQDRPKEGALPVDPVDVNITVGVEICRGGEKGSDLSGPSCGLKREPLAHGPTAPPPRAEIGRGVSNLLGGPAERARGLQGAPLHMSLAQNVPTGTMPMFTHNNFSSTGNTNVSHSSLGCTSGSNVHNQPVYFSSTNPSKRKNFYGSRAESNRSSFPSQGEQEPRGRGQRREEGVSINFRSAREQFIVDQQKKHSHQGQRGSAANVAAVTKKSLGANRARGASSKFISPMPRQEEEGSSKENAPQDMQPVDERLKNFEPKIIELIMSEIMDHGPPVAWDDIAGLEFAKATIKEIVVWPMLRPDIFTGLRGPPKGILLFGPPGTGKTLIGKCIACQSGATFFSISASSLTSKWVGEGEKMVRALFAIARCHQPAVIFIDEIDSLLSQRTDGEHDSSRRIKTEFLVQLDGAATSAEDRILVVGATNRPQEIDEAARRRLAKRLYIPLPEAEARRHIVTNLMTREKCQLGADEMENVVQGTEGFSGADMTQLCREAALGPIRSIHLSDIATISADQVRPILYNDFQEALKTVRPSVSSKDLELYEEWNKTFGCGR; encoded by the coding sequence ATGAGCAGAGCACACCTGGACGAGTGGCAGAGGAGGTCCTTTGACATTTCGTCTGGCTCCTGTACACCTGAACAGACGGCCGATGCTTATCGGGCACATGTCCTGTCCATTCAGTATGCATGGGCGAGTGCTGAGCTCTCTACGGCTGGAGCTGGCAGCCTGCTCAGGACCTACTCGGAGAGGTACGCCGCAGTCCTGGACTCAGACGACCCACGCACAGGGCTAAACAACTATGCAGAGAGTGCCCTGCAACTAGCTCGCAATCAAAAGAACCATAGCGACAAATGGGAGTCGTCCCTAACATTCGAGAACGTGTTCAACCTGCCGTGTGTGCAAAGGATGATGCAGGACAGGCCAAAAGAAGGTGCTCTCCCTGTAGATCCGGTAGATGTTAACATCACTGTCGGTGTTGAAATCTGCAGGGGAGGGGAGAAAGGCAGTGATCTCTCTGGTCCTTCTTGTGGATTAAAACGAGAGCCTCTGGCACATGGGCCCACTGCGCCTCCACCTAGGGCTGAGATAGGAAGGGGGGTCAGTAACCTACTTGGCGGTCCTGCAGAGCGGGCGAGAGGACTTCAAGGAGCCCCGCTGCATATGTCCTTGGCACAGAATGTTCCAACAGGAACTATGCCTATGTTTACCCATAACAATTTCAGTTCCACAGGCAATACTAACGTGTCTCACTCTAGTTTGGGTTGCACAAGTGGATCTAATGTGCATAATCAACCTGTGTACTTTTCCTCCACAAACCCCTCCAAGAGGAAGAACTTCTACGGCTCAAGAGCTGAAAGCAACAGAAGCTCATTCCCATCACAAGGCGAGCAGGAACCCCGAGGGAGGGGACAGAGGAGAGAGGAAGGTGTCAGCATAAATTTTAGATCAGCACGAGAGCAGTTCATCGTTGACCAGCAAAAAAAGCATTCCCATCAGGGTCAGCGAGGTTCTGCGGCCAACGTTGCTGCAGTCACCAAGAAATCCCTTGGGGCAAATCGGGCTCGTGGGGCGTCTTCCAAATTCATCTCTCCTATGCCAAGGCAAGAGGAAGAGGGCAGCTCGAAGGAAAACGCACCACAAGACATGCAACCTGTTGATGAGCGACTAAAAAACTTTGAGCCCAAAATCATTGAACTTATCATGAGTGAGATCATGGACCATGGCCCCCCGGTAGCTTGGGATGATATTGCCGGTCTGGAGTTTGCCAAAGCCACAATCAAAGAGATTGTAGTTTGGCCCATGTTGAGGCCTGATATATTTACTGGCCTTCGAGGTCCACCTAAAGGCATTCTTCTCTTTGGTCCTCCAGGAACTGGTAAAACACTTATAGGGAAGTGCATCGCGTGCCAGTCCGGAGCCACTTTTTTCAGCATCAGTGCTTCGTCACTCACTTCAAAGTGGGTTGGAGAGGGCGAAAAGATGGTACGGGCACTCTTTGCCATTGCTCGGTGTCACCAACCTGCCGTCATCTTCATCGATGAGATCGATTCTCTTCTTTCTCAACGGACAGATGGAGAGCATGACTCTTCCCGTAGGATCAAAACAGAGTTTCTTGTCCAGCTGGATGGTGCCGCCACCTCAGCAGAAGATCGCATTTTGGTGGTTGGTGCCACCAACCGGCCACAAGAGATTGACGAAGCAGCTCGCCGTCGCCTGGCCAAGCGACTCTACATCCCTCTCCCAGAGGCTGAGGCTCGCCGGCACATAGTGACTAACCTCATGACCCGTGAGAAATGCCAGCTGGGAGCAGATGAGATGGAGAATGTTGTACAGGGCACAGAGGGGTTTTCAGGGGCAGATATGACACAGCTGTGTCGAGAAGCAGCTTTAGGCCCCATCCGAAGCATTCATCTAAGTGACATTGCTACCATCTCGGCAGATCAGGTTCGGCCGATACTCTACAATGACTTCCAGGAGGCTCTCAAAACTGTGCGGCCCAGTGTCTCTTCTAAAGATCTGGAGCTATATGAAGAGTGGAACAAGACATTTGGCTGCGGTCGCTGA
- the LOC113112963 gene encoding tubulin--tyrosine ligase-like isoform X1 produces MCSPMYTFVLRDDNSTVYAEVAKILISTGKWKRLKKDNPRFNLMLGERNRLPFGRLGHEPGLMQLVNYYRGADKLCRKASLVKIIKTSPELKDSCNWFPESYIIYPTNLNTPVAPASNGIGHMKSNPKTDEREVFLASYNSRKESGEGTVWIAKSSAGAKGAGILISHDANELLEFIDNQGQVHVIQKYLEKPLLLEPGHRKFDIRSWVLVDHQYNIYLYREGVLRTSSEPYNSSDLQDMTSHLTNHCIQEEHSQNYGRYEEGNEMFFDEFRQYLLSTHSVAMETSILPQIKHIIRSCLTCIEPAISTKHLSYQSFQLFGFDFMLDESFKVWLIEINGAPACAQKLYPELCQGIVDVAISTVFSLSADAILSSPPFSTSPSLSSNSCSSPKIRAPHHFGPFIKL; encoded by the exons ATGTGTTCACCGATGTACACGTTTGTTTTGAGAGATGACAACAGTACTGTGTATGCCGAGGTCGCCAAGATCCTCATCTCTACTGGGAAATGGAAACGACTGAAGAAGGACAATCCTCGGTTCAATTTAATGTTGGGAGAGAGAAATCGGCTGCCTTTCGGACGGCTGG GTCACGAACCAGGACTGATGCAGCTGGTGAATTATTACAGAGGAGCTGATAAACTGTGTCGCAAAGCATCACTGGTCAA GATTATCAAGACCAGTCCAGAGTTAAAGGACTCCTGTAACTGGTTCCCTGAGTCTTACATCATATACCCAACCAACCTCAACACCCCAGTGGCCCCGGCCTCCAATGGCATCGGCCACATGAAGAGCAACCCAAAGACAGATGAGCGAGAGGTCTTCTTAGCTTCTTATAACTCCAGAAAGGAAAGCGGAGAGGGAACGGTGTGGATCGCCAAATCATCAGCAGGTGCAAAAG GTGCAGGTATTTTGATATCTCATGATGCAAATGAGTTGCTTGAGTTCATCGATAATCAAGGCCAAGtgcatgtcattcagaaataTCTGGAAAAACCGCTGCTGTTAGAGCCGGGACATCGCAAATTTGATATAAG GAGTTGGGTGCTTGTAGACCATCAGTATAATATCTACTTGTACCGTGAAGGAGTGTTGAGGACGTCTTCTGAGCCCTACAACAGCTCGGATCTGCAGGACATGACCAGTCACCTGACCAATCACTGCATCCAGGAGGAGCACTCGCAGAACTACGGCCGCTACGAGGAGGGCAACGAGATGTTCTTTGATGAGTTCAGACAGTACCTGTTGAGCACACACagcgttgccatggaaacatcGATTTTACCTCAGATCAAGCATATCATCAG GAGTTGTCTGACATGCATCGAGCCAGCCATCAGCACGAAGCACCTGTCCTACCAGAGCTTCCAGCTCTTCGGCTTTGACTTCATGCTGGACGAGAGCTTTAAAGTCTGGCTAATTGAGATCAATGGGGCACCTGCCTGTGCACA GAAACTCTACCCTGAGCTGTGTCAAGGCATCGTGGATGTAGCCATCTCCACAGTCTTCTCTCTGAGTGCAGATGCCATCTTATCCTCACCTCCGTTCTCCACTTCTCCATCTCTGTCCTCCAACTCCTGCTCCTCACCCAAGATCAGAGCGCCTCATCACTTCGGCCCATTCATCAAACTATAA
- the LOC113112963 gene encoding tubulin--tyrosine ligase-like isoform X3, whose product MQLVNYYRGADKLCRKASLVKIIKTSPELKDSCNWFPESYIIYPTNLNTPVAPASNGIGHMKSNPKTDEREVFLASYNSRKESGEGTVWIAKSSAGAKGAGILISHDANELLEFIDNQGQVHVIQKYLEKPLLLEPGHRKFDIRSWVLVDHQYNIYLYREGVLRTSSEPYNSSDLQDMTSHLTNHCIQEEHSQNYGRYEEGNEMFFDEFRQYLLSTHSVAMETSILPQIKHIIRSCLTCIEPAISTKHLSYQSFQLFGFDFMLDESFKVWLIEINGAPACAQKLYPELCQGIVDVAISTVFSLSADAILSSPPFSTSPSLSSNSCSSPKIRAPHHFGPFIKL is encoded by the exons ATGCAGCTGGTGAATTATTACAGAGGAGCTGATAAACTGTGTCGCAAAGCATCACTGGTCAA GATTATCAAGACCAGTCCAGAGTTAAAGGACTCCTGTAACTGGTTCCCTGAGTCTTACATCATATACCCAACCAACCTCAACACCCCAGTGGCCCCGGCCTCCAATGGCATCGGCCACATGAAGAGCAACCCAAAGACAGATGAGCGAGAGGTCTTCTTAGCTTCTTATAACTCCAGAAAGGAAAGCGGAGAGGGAACGGTGTGGATCGCCAAATCATCAGCAGGTGCAAAAG GTGCAGGTATTTTGATATCTCATGATGCAAATGAGTTGCTTGAGTTCATCGATAATCAAGGCCAAGtgcatgtcattcagaaataTCTGGAAAAACCGCTGCTGTTAGAGCCGGGACATCGCAAATTTGATATAAG GAGTTGGGTGCTTGTAGACCATCAGTATAATATCTACTTGTACCGTGAAGGAGTGTTGAGGACGTCTTCTGAGCCCTACAACAGCTCGGATCTGCAGGACATGACCAGTCACCTGACCAATCACTGCATCCAGGAGGAGCACTCGCAGAACTACGGCCGCTACGAGGAGGGCAACGAGATGTTCTTTGATGAGTTCAGACAGTACCTGTTGAGCACACACagcgttgccatggaaacatcGATTTTACCTCAGATCAAGCATATCATCAG GAGTTGTCTGACATGCATCGAGCCAGCCATCAGCACGAAGCACCTGTCCTACCAGAGCTTCCAGCTCTTCGGCTTTGACTTCATGCTGGACGAGAGCTTTAAAGTCTGGCTAATTGAGATCAATGGGGCACCTGCCTGTGCACA GAAACTCTACCCTGAGCTGTGTCAAGGCATCGTGGATGTAGCCATCTCCACAGTCTTCTCTCTGAGTGCAGATGCCATCTTATCCTCACCTCCGTTCTCCACTTCTCCATCTCTGTCCTCCAACTCCTGCTCCTCACCCAAGATCAGAGCGCCTCATCACTTCGGCCCATTCATCAAACTATAA
- the LOC113112963 gene encoding tubulin--tyrosine ligase-like isoform X2, with protein sequence MLGERNRLPFGRLGHEPGLMQLVNYYRGADKLCRKASLVKIIKTSPELKDSCNWFPESYIIYPTNLNTPVAPASNGIGHMKSNPKTDEREVFLASYNSRKESGEGTVWIAKSSAGAKGAGILISHDANELLEFIDNQGQVHVIQKYLEKPLLLEPGHRKFDIRSWVLVDHQYNIYLYREGVLRTSSEPYNSSDLQDMTSHLTNHCIQEEHSQNYGRYEEGNEMFFDEFRQYLLSTHSVAMETSILPQIKHIIRSCLTCIEPAISTKHLSYQSFQLFGFDFMLDESFKVWLIEINGAPACAQKLYPELCQGIVDVAISTVFSLSADAILSSPPFSTSPSLSSNSCSSPKIRAPHHFGPFIKL encoded by the exons ATGTTGGGAGAGAGAAATCGGCTGCCTTTCGGACGGCTGG GTCACGAACCAGGACTGATGCAGCTGGTGAATTATTACAGAGGAGCTGATAAACTGTGTCGCAAAGCATCACTGGTCAA GATTATCAAGACCAGTCCAGAGTTAAAGGACTCCTGTAACTGGTTCCCTGAGTCTTACATCATATACCCAACCAACCTCAACACCCCAGTGGCCCCGGCCTCCAATGGCATCGGCCACATGAAGAGCAACCCAAAGACAGATGAGCGAGAGGTCTTCTTAGCTTCTTATAACTCCAGAAAGGAAAGCGGAGAGGGAACGGTGTGGATCGCCAAATCATCAGCAGGTGCAAAAG GTGCAGGTATTTTGATATCTCATGATGCAAATGAGTTGCTTGAGTTCATCGATAATCAAGGCCAAGtgcatgtcattcagaaataTCTGGAAAAACCGCTGCTGTTAGAGCCGGGACATCGCAAATTTGATATAAG GAGTTGGGTGCTTGTAGACCATCAGTATAATATCTACTTGTACCGTGAAGGAGTGTTGAGGACGTCTTCTGAGCCCTACAACAGCTCGGATCTGCAGGACATGACCAGTCACCTGACCAATCACTGCATCCAGGAGGAGCACTCGCAGAACTACGGCCGCTACGAGGAGGGCAACGAGATGTTCTTTGATGAGTTCAGACAGTACCTGTTGAGCACACACagcgttgccatggaaacatcGATTTTACCTCAGATCAAGCATATCATCAG GAGTTGTCTGACATGCATCGAGCCAGCCATCAGCACGAAGCACCTGTCCTACCAGAGCTTCCAGCTCTTCGGCTTTGACTTCATGCTGGACGAGAGCTTTAAAGTCTGGCTAATTGAGATCAATGGGGCACCTGCCTGTGCACA GAAACTCTACCCTGAGCTGTGTCAAGGCATCGTGGATGTAGCCATCTCCACAGTCTTCTCTCTGAGTGCAGATGCCATCTTATCCTCACCTCCGTTCTCCACTTCTCCATCTCTGTCCTCCAACTCCTGCTCCTCACCCAAGATCAGAGCGCCTCATCACTTCGGCCCATTCATCAAACTATAA